CCTGCAGACTCCACCTAAGCGACCAGGAGGCACAGGGGGGGAGGGCGCACCCGGCTGAAGTGGTCTGAGGAGGGTCCGCGGGCCCATGGGGGCCCCGCGGAGACGGCAGCAGCGTGACAGCGCAGTAAACCCAGAGCGAAAGGACGGGGACCAAGATGAAGAAGCTGCTCGCGACGGTGACGAGCTTCGTGTTCGTTGTCTCACTGGCTGCCACGGTGAGCGCGGCCGAGCCGAGCTGCCCGCCTGAGGTGGGTACGGCCAAGACCATGCTACAGAAGAAGCAACAGCTCGCCAAGAGCCAGGATGTCCAGGCGCCGCGTTCGCTGGCCGGCGCCAGGACTCAGGAAGTTCAGGCCCCGCGCACCCAGGACGTGCAGGCGCCGCGCTCGCAGAAGGCGCCCGTTCAGGCGCCGCGCACCCAGGATGTCCAGGCCCCGCGCACCCAGGATGTCCAGGCCCCGCGTTCGCTCGCCGGTGCCAGGACTCAGGATGTCCAGGCCCCGCGCACCCAGGATGTACAGGCCCCGCGCACGCAGGACGTGCAGGCGCCGCGCACTCAGGACGTCCAGGCCCCGCGCACCCAGGATGTCCAGGCCCCGCGCGCCCAGAAGGCGCCGGTGCAGGCTCCGCGCACGCAGGATGTCCAGGCCCCGCGGACTCAGGATGTCCAGGCCCCCCGGACCCAGGATGTCCAGGCGCCCCGCGGTCAGGACGCGAGTGCGCCACGCGCCAACATCAGCAAGGCCGCCACTTTCGTGAAGGAAGCTGAGGCGGCGTGCAAGGCCGGAAACGCCAGCCTGGCGATGCAGAAGGCCAAGGCTGCCATCGAGATCCTGAAGTAAGATCCGCTTGCGGCTCGCCCGCGGGCCCTGGGGAGATCCCCTGGGGCCCGCGTTTTTTTTCGCCGTGGTGCACAGTGTACAATCCGCGCCATGAAGCAGGCCGCTCTCGCCACGTCTCTTGTTGTTTGGCTGCTCGCTCACGCCGGCGGGCCGGGCCCCGGCGCGGAGTCGGTGGCTTCGGTGCAGGAGGCGATCCTCAGGGCCAAGCCGGCCACCGTCCTCGTCATCGCCGAGGTCGCCTCGGAGGTCACGCTCGACTGCGGATCGGGTAGCACGCGGGTGAGCCCGCCACCGTTCCGCGAGACGGGTACGGGCTGGTTCGCCGACGCGAGCGGCTGGATCGTTACCAACGCCCATGTCGTCCAGGCTGCACACGCGCCACCTCGCTGGCTCGTGGCCCAGCAAGCGCAGTCAGCGGTGGTCGGGGCATGCGTTGCCGAGGCCCTCGCCCGGCGTGGAATCGAGCCGGGCCAGCGGCCGGAGGTCGAGGAGCAGGTGAAACGCGGGGCGCTGGCTCGGGTTCTCCCACGCGCCAAGATCGAGTTAGCACCGGCGGTTTCGGTGCTTCTCTCCAACGGCATCCGGCTGGCTGCCAAGGTGGCCAAGTACAGCCCGCCGGTGTCCGTCGAGGGCGGGCCTGGGGTGATGTCCGGCAGGGACCTTGCCCTGCTCCAGGTCGAGGCCTCCGACATGCCTGTCTTCCGCCTGGCGCAGTCGCGAAACGTGAAGATCGGCGACCCCATCCGGATCCTCGGCTTCCCCGGCGTCGTGCTGAGTCACGAGCTCCTCAACGCCTCGGCCAAGGTGGAGGCCTCCGTCACCAACGGCGCCGTGTCCGGCTTCAAGCAGGACGTGCAGAACCAGGCGGTCATCCAAACCGATGCCCCTGCGGCCTGGGGTAACTCGGGCGGACCCGTGGTCGGCGACCGGGGCGAGGTGGTGGGCGTCCTCACCTTCGTCTCCCTGGCACCAGGACCGGAGGGCAGCATTGTCCAGGGTTTCAACTTCGTCATCCCCTCGGATGCCGTCAGAGAGTTCCTCGGCGGGACGCCGGTGAGCCTGGATGGCAGGAGTGCCTTCAACGAGGCGTGGTTCACCGGGCTCAGGAGGCTCTTCAGCGGCGATGCGAAGGGGGCGGCGCTGGCCTTTCGCGAGGCGAACCGTCTCCTCCCCGACCTTCCCGACGTCAAGCGCGCGCTGGCCGAGGCGGAGGACAAGATCAAGAACCCACCGCCCCGGCCCTTTCCCTGGGCTGCCGCCACCGGCGCGGTCACCGCGCTGAGCCTCGGCGTCTTCGGCGGCCTGATGGGCCTGCGCTGGAGGCGCAACCGTTTCCGCGTACCGCCTTCCCAGCTGGTGCGTCTCCTGGAGGCGGGCTCCGCCCCCCTCGTCCTGGATGTCCGTGCCCAGTCCGCCTATGACGCGAGCCCCTTCCGCATCCCGGGTTCGATTCGCCTCTCCCCGGACGAGCTCAGGAGCGGTGTGGGCTCGCTACGCGTGGTCCCCGACCGCCCGGTCCTCGCCTACTGCACGTGACCCGACGAGCGGACGAGCGCCCGGGTGGCGCTGCAGCTGAGGCGGCTCGGATACCGGGACGTGAAGATCCTCAAGGGCGGGCTCGGCAGCTGGGCCAACGCCGGGCTTCCGCTGGAGTCAAAGCCCACCGGGGGCAGATGACTCCCGCGGACGGGCGTGAGCCCCGCGGGGCGCGTCCGGCTGCCCGGCTACACCAGGCGCGCGCGGATGCGGGAGGACCCGAAGTCCACGAGCATCACGAGCGCCACCAGCACCAGCAGGACAGCGGAGGCGGCCGGGTAGTTGAGCATCCGGAGATACGTCTGGATGTAGAAGCCGATCCCTCCGGCGCCCACGAAGCCGAGAATCGCTGCCGCGCGGATATTGGTCTCGAAGCGATAGAGGGTGAAGGACAGGAACTGCGGGACGAGCTGCGGCAGGACGCCCCACCGCAGCACCTGGAGCGCGGTCGCCCCCGTCGCCGCCACTGCCTCGACAGGTCCCGGGTCGATGGCCTCGATCGCTTCGGAGTAGAGCTTGGCGAGCACCGTGGCGGTATAGGCGACGACCGCCAGGACCCCGGGAAAGGGCCCGAGCCCTACCGCCGCCACGAAGAACAGCGCGT
Above is a window of Candidatus Rokuibacteriota bacterium DNA encoding:
- a CDS encoding trypsin-like peptidase domain-containing protein yields the protein MKQAALATSLVVWLLAHAGGPGPGAESVASVQEAILRAKPATVLVIAEVASEVTLDCGSGSTRVSPPPFRETGTGWFADASGWIVTNAHVVQAAHAPPRWLVAQQAQSAVVGACVAEALARRGIEPGQRPEVEEQVKRGALARVLPRAKIELAPAVSVLLSNGIRLAAKVAKYSPPVSVEGGPGVMSGRDLALLQVEASDMPVFRLAQSRNVKIGDPIRILGFPGVVLSHELLNASAKVEASVTNGAVSGFKQDVQNQAVIQTDAPAAWGNSGGPVVGDRGEVVGVLTFVSLAPGPEGSIVQGFNFVIPSDAVREFLGGTPVSLDGRSAFNEAWFTGLRRLFSGDAKGAALAFREANRLLPDLPDVKRALAEAEDKIKNPPPRPFPWAAATGAVTALSLGVFGGLMGLRWRRNRFRVPPSQLVRLLEAGSAPLVLDVRAQSAYDASPFRIPGSIRLSPDELRSGVGSLRVVPDRPVLAYCT
- the phnE gene encoding phosphonate ABC transporter, permease protein PhnE, with product MTRGGRWAGWAAIVGLFLWSASATELSLYRVVEGVPFMRDFLGRMVPPDFSVMGNALTGAIQTLQIAVVGTGVSALLALPLGFAAARNVAPPWLFYGARSVLNVFRAVDTLVYALFFVAAVGLGPFPGVLAVVAYTATVLAKLYSEAIEAIDPGPVEAVAATGATALQVLRWGVLPQLVPQFLSFTLYRFETNIRAAAILGFVGAGGIGFYIQTYLRMLNYPAASAVLLVLVALVMLVDFGSSRIRARLV